CCTGGTCGGTGAAGGGGTGAAGATGGTGCAGTCCGGCGACGACCACCACGCAGTCAAAGCTGCCGTCGCCAATGGGTGCATCGATCAGTGAAGCACAGAGCCCTGAAGCGTGGGGCCAGCGATGTTCAAAGCGGTGCACGGCAAGCTCTGCGATGTCCAGACCTGTGACGCGTGCTTCCCTGGCCTGTAAGTAGTCGCTGGCCTGGCCACTTCCGCACATGGCCTCAAGAACCGATTTACCCTGCAGGTCAACCCCCTCGAACAGGGGATCATACCAGAAACGACTGCGATATTCCTGGCTTGGAGGATCATCGTAGTGCTGTTCGTATTCGGCGATAATGCGGTTGAACTGTTTCCTTTGAAGGCTCTCGGTATTGCTCGACATAAGGTAGCGGGGCTGCCCCGATTTAGCTGACTTCCTGGGCCAGCAGCAGCGCGTAGCCGTTCTTGACCAGATTGCGCAATTCTACCAGGCTACGGGTGCCGCGCAAGCGCCGCCATAGATAGCTGGGATCGGTGTAAAAGGAACGAATCGCCTTGTTCCGGTAATCCCAAAGCACATCCTTGCTCAGGTTCGCTGTTTCGACCACCGGGTAGGTTCGACCACTATCAAAGGTTTCCTCATCGGGGTCATACCAACCCTGGCTGATCAACTCCGTGCGCAGGTCGGTGCCCACCTGGGGAATGACCGTGTTGAAGGAAGCATAGTCGCACCGTAGTTCTTTCGCGTAGTCGACAGTGCGCATGATGGACTCCCGGGTCTCGCCTGGCAGGCCCAGAATAAAGTGGCCCAGGGTGCGGATTCCCAATTCACGGCAGAGGGCGAAGACCTGGCGGGTTTCGTCCACATCCATCTTTTTGCGATAGCGTTCGAGCAGTTCAACATCCGCCGATTCTACGCCGAACTGAATGGTATGACAGCCTGCATCCCGCATGGCGGTCAACAGTTCCCGGTCGACGACGTCGATGCGACTCTCGCAGACCCAGGACAGATCCAGGTTCTGGCGGATCATGGCCTGGCACATCTCAATGGTCAACTCTTTACGGACACCAAAGGTGAAGTCCTTGAAGAGCATCTCCTTGACGCCGATGCTGCGCAGGTGCTCGAATTCCGCCATCATGTTTTCCAGAGGCCGGTAGCGATATTTGAGTGGACTGGCGACGCAATAGGAGCAAGTCCATGGGCAGCCATCGGACTGCATCACGCTGGTCACCGGTTCCCGCCTTCCGTAGGGCATGCGGTACCGTGATAGTGGAAAGATCTCGTGGCGGGGAACGGGGATTTCAAAGACCTTTCCCCTGGTTGCGCGCTCTCCCAGAATAACCTTGCCATTGGACTTGTAGGTAACGTTTGGTATGGGGGTGTTGCCGTCGCCGCCGTTCTGCAAATAGGTCAAAATATCGGGTGTACTGAAATCCAGCAGGATGGCGTCCAGGTAGTCTCGTTGGCTGAGAATTGGGGTGCCTTCGTATAGTAACACACCGCCGGTGCCGATTGTTCGGGCCCCGGTTCGCTGTTTGATCTCTTGAACAAAGGGCAGGTCCCGGGTCCAGGAGGCGACACCGGTCAAAAAGATCACGGCGTGGGGATCGAAGTCCTCGATTTGGGCAAGGGCACGATCGGCAGGGATGCTTTCGACGATGGCATCCATGGCACCTACTTCGTAGTGTTCGCCAAGCATGCCGCTGAGGTAAAGCAGGTCGATGGGAGGCCAATAATAGTCGGCCTTGGAAACGGAACTGCAGTACTGGTCCCGCAAATAGAGGCGATCGCCTGGCGGATTCAATAACAGCACGCGTTCCCTGCCGCTGCCAAAGGTTCTAATCATGATCACCTCCACAATCAGCCAGGGGTTTCTTCATTGCAATTAAAGCGTCGCCATTGTTGCTCATCAACAGGGTCAATTTCCAGCGCAAGGCCACATCGCGGCGCTGATACTGGTCGGCCAGCCAATGAGATTCGGGGATCACCTGACGGCAAAACGCCTGTAGCTGGGCTCTGGTCATATAGGCGACGATGGTGTTGGGCGTTACCTCGAAGCTTTCGATGCGCAAGTCCATGTTGGAGGCTGTCTGCGACAGGTGATAAAGCGCATTGCAGGCCATCGGACTCTGGTTCACCTGTTCCTGGATCAGGATCAATCCGCCTGGCCTGGTCACGCGGAAAAGCTCTTCCAGCGCGTGCTGCTGGTTGTGCCTGGTCTGAGCCAGGGAGGCGCCGATCAGGTGGTGCAACACATTGCGTGCGATAACTACATCGAAGGCGCTGTCGGCGAAACCAGATGCCAGGATCGACCCCTGCACGAAGCGGACGGTCTCCGATGCCTGGTGACCTGCGTAGCGGCCCACCAGCTCAGCATTGTAGAGGGTCGCGCGTTGCCCGGCCACGTCGCCGATCATCTTGAGCTGATAGCCGCCACCGCCGCCGAATTCACAGATCGTCAACGGATATTGCTTCTGAAGAGCCTCGTGCTCCCGTTCCAGCCACCGGAAAAAAAAGGGCGTGACCAGAAAGGGCACGACGCTCTTTTCCGGCGTTGATTCAGATGTGTACAGTTCGAGTTGATCTTCGAACTGTTTGGTGACGAGCTTTTCTTCCTGGTGAAGTGGCGCTGTGCCCAAAGCTTGATGCTCCGATTGAATCTGTTCGACAGCACGAGGCCACTCCGGTGTCGTCCAGAATGACCAGGCACAAGGTGCAACGCACTCGCTCATATGGCACCACGGAGGCATTGGATCGGTTCTTTTTTGAAACCGGCTTGATTTTGTGGACCAAGTGCGTCGCACCTGAGTTAGTTACGAATACTAGCTGATGTATTGTATCTAGGGCAGGGCGTTACGCCAAACTGGCCATCTGGGGCATGCACCGGGTTCCCCTTGTCGCGGGCGCCAACTGCTTTCAGACTGCTGGAGAACCTGTGGTATAATGTGCCGTCGCCGGATATGGCGCGGAAAGATCGGTGCAAGCTATCGCGTCTTAAGGCAGATGCAATTCTTTCGAGGAGATTAGCATGAATCCTGTTGTATTCTCAATTGGGCCCATTACCATCCACTGGTATGGCCTGCTTATCGTTGCCGGGGCAATCCTGGCGGCCTACATCGGCACTCTGGAGGCCAAACGGCGGGGCGAGGATCCAGAGCATGTTTGGAATATGCTCATTTGGATTTTGATCTTTGGGATCATCGGCGCGCGGCTGTACCATGTCTTTTCGACGCCCGTCGACGGTCTGGGTTGGGACTACTACAAAGAAAATCCCATTGCCATCATCAATTTCTGGAATGGCGGATTCCGCGGTCTGGGCATCTTCGGTGGTCTGCTGGGCGGTATCATCGCTGTGTTTATCTACTGCTGGAAAAACAAGCTGAATATGTGGCGCTGGCTTGACATCTTCGCGCCAGGTCTGCTGTTGGCCCAGGCATTGGGACGGTTTGGCAACTGGATAAACCAGGAATTGTATGGGCCGCCAACCGACCTGCCCTGGGGTTTCAAGATCAATACCGACTATCCCTATCAGCCGCCGCCAACGACCATTCCCCGGCCGCCAGGCATGACTGAGGACGCCTTTATCGCCAACACCCGCTTCCATCCCACCTTTTTCTACGAGGCTCTTTGGAACCTGGTGGGTTTTGCCTTGTTGATGTGGATCGGCCGTCGTTTTCAAAGCCGATTGCGGGATGGCGATATATTCCTGCTCTACCTTATCTGGTATCCGCTGGGCCGGATCATCGTCGAGATGTTCCGGCCAGACGCCTGGATCACCGGTGTGCCGGGCCTGGCTACTGCCCAGCTTATCAGCCTGGGCATCATCGTTGCTTCGATCATTACGTTGATCATTCGTCACCGCAATTGGCAACCTGAGCCGCCTCTGGGAACGGTGGAGGAAGTGAGCGAACTACCTTGAGGAAGCTTGCAGCATGACATCGGATTCGATCAATTGGTCTCGCGGGATGGAGCAATCAGGGAAGGAAGAGTCGACAGATGATGAATGAAAGCACTGGCGCAGGTCAGCAGTCGGGAGAACCGGTGGAGGTCTACGCGGCGAGCAACGATCTGGAGGCACAGGTCATAAAGTCCTTTTTGGAGAGCAATGGCATTCCTGTGCTGCTCAGGGGCGAGTCCCTTGGTACAACGCTGGGCGTAGCCATGGGACGGCTGGCCCGGGTCAGCGTCATGGTTCCCGAGCCGCTGGCTGACAAAGCGACGCAACTGCTGGAGCAGCACCTGGACGAGGAGAATGGTGAACAGTGATCGGTTGTTGGGGGCTTGTTGCGGCTTGGGGGAGGTGGAGACGCGGGGAGCTCGGATGGAATGGAATG
This window of the Chloroflexota bacterium genome carries:
- the lgt gene encoding prolipoprotein diacylglyceryl transferase, with the translated sequence MNPVVFSIGPITIHWYGLLIVAGAILAAYIGTLEAKRRGEDPEHVWNMLIWILIFGIIGARLYHVFSTPVDGLGWDYYKENPIAIINFWNGGFRGLGIFGGLLGGIIAVFIYCWKNKLNMWRWLDIFAPGLLLAQALGRFGNWINQELYGPPTDLPWGFKINTDYPYQPPPTTIPRPPGMTEDAFIANTRFHPTFFYEALWNLVGFALLMWIGRRFQSRLRDGDIFLLYLIWYPLGRIIVEMFRPDAWITGVPGLATAQLISLGIIVASIITLIIRHRNWQPEPPLGTVEEVSELP
- a CDS encoding class I SAM-dependent methyltransferase codes for the protein MGTAPLHQEEKLVTKQFEDQLELYTSESTPEKSVVPFLVTPFFFRWLEREHEALQKQYPLTICEFGGGGGYQLKMIGDVAGQRATLYNAELVGRYAGHQASETVRFVQGSILASGFADSAFDVVIARNVLHHLIGASLAQTRHNQQHALEELFRVTRPGGLILIQEQVNQSPMACNALYHLSQTASNMDLRIESFEVTPNTIVAYMTRAQLQAFCRQVIPESHWLADQYQRRDVALRWKLTLLMSNNGDALIAMKKPLADCGGDHD
- a CDS encoding radical SAM protein; translation: MIRTFGSGRERVLLLNPPGDRLYLRDQYCSSVSKADYYWPPIDLLYLSGMLGEHYEVGAMDAIVESIPADRALAQIEDFDPHAVIFLTGVASWTRDLPFVQEIKQRTGARTIGTGGVLLYEGTPILSQRDYLDAILLDFSTPDILTYLQNGGDGNTPIPNVTYKSNGKVILGERATRGKVFEIPVPRHEIFPLSRYRMPYGRREPVTSVMQSDGCPWTCSYCVASPLKYRYRPLENMMAEFEHLRSIGVKEMLFKDFTFGVRKELTIEMCQAMIRQNLDLSWVCESRIDVVDRELLTAMRDAGCHTIQFGVESADVELLERYRKKMDVDETRQVFALCRELGIRTLGHFILGLPGETRESIMRTVDYAKELRCDYASFNTVIPQVGTDLRTELISQGWYDPDEETFDSGRTYPVVETANLSKDVLWDYRNKAIRSFYTDPSYLWRRLRGTRSLVELRNLVKNGYALLLAQEVS
- a CDS encoding DUF2007 domain-containing protein codes for the protein MMNESTGAGQQSGEPVEVYAASNDLEAQVIKSFLESNGIPVLLRGESLGTTLGVAMGRLARVSVMVPEPLADKATQLLEQHLDEENGEQ
- a CDS encoding class I SAM-dependent methyltransferase, which translates into the protein MSSNTESLQRKQFNRIIAEYEQHYDDPPSQEYRSRFWYDPLFEGVDLQGKSVLEAMCGSGQASDYLQAREARVTGLDIAELAVHRFEHRWPHASGLCASLIDAPIGDGSFDCVVVVAGLHHLHPFTDQAIDEIYRILKPGGSFFFVEAYAGSLIDQARSLWYSRDRRYFMENEAGIQLDQMKRDNAHRFDFISEKYGGNIAYYLVFQSLILRIPIGLKPLYAPGMLWLEGLITPLQTKRWSSFVLGHWRKR